One Pantoea trifolii DNA segment encodes these proteins:
- a CDS encoding SEC-C metal-binding domain-containing protein: MCTCQRRKRYKRCHEEQR; the protein is encoded by the coding sequence TTGTGCACTTGCCAGCGAAGAAAACGCTACAAGCGCTGTCATGAGGAACAACGGTAG
- a CDS encoding helix-turn-helix domain-containing protein: MLSLNVKKQYINDLVDWIEANLTDELNIDLITLKSGYSKWHMQRMFKEMTGQTLASYTRKRRLTMAAMALRLTNMPLIDIAVRFGFDNQQNFTRVFKSHFSMTPGAYRRIPEMLMKDFHSRISTQREWVNARLAQKPEIQLCGEVIEWECRFGEYIDHHNHVVAQHTRDFIAFAGQHVNRGWLGFQFSPGLHSADQQHISLFQALESQYADVLPRNVQNWTGESGLYAEIDWHGAPEEINAFTAEIYYNHLPALGVARRAGKDLLKLDLKYSTPDLLQGTFYIPVADM; the protein is encoded by the coding sequence ATGCTCAGCCTGAATGTAAAAAAACAGTACATCAACGATCTGGTGGACTGGATAGAAGCGAACCTGACCGACGAACTCAACATCGATCTGATTACCCTGAAATCCGGTTACTCGAAATGGCACATGCAGCGCATGTTCAAAGAGATGACCGGGCAAACGCTGGCGTCCTACACGCGCAAACGTCGTCTGACCATGGCGGCGATGGCGCTGCGTTTGACCAACATGCCGCTGATCGACATTGCGGTGCGCTTTGGCTTTGATAATCAGCAGAATTTTACCCGCGTGTTTAAAAGTCACTTCTCGATGACGCCGGGTGCCTATCGCCGCATTCCAGAGATGCTGATGAAGGATTTCCACAGCCGCATCTCCACGCAGCGCGAGTGGGTCAATGCGCGTCTGGCGCAGAAGCCGGAAATTCAGCTGTGTGGTGAAGTGATTGAGTGGGAATGCCGCTTCGGCGAATACATCGATCACCATAACCATGTGGTGGCGCAGCACACGCGTGATTTCATCGCTTTTGCGGGTCAGCACGTAAATCGCGGCTGGCTGGGCTTCCAGTTCAGTCCGGGCCTACATTCCGCCGATCAGCAACACATCAGCCTGTTCCAGGCGCTGGAAAGTCAGTACGCCGATGTGCTGCCGCGTAATGTGCAGAACTGGACCGGAGAAAGTGGTTTGTATGCGGAGATTGACTGGCACGGCGCGCCGGAAGAGATCAACGCGTTCACCGCGGAGATTTACTACAACCACTTGCCAGCGCTGGGCGTAGCACGCCGTGCGGGCAAAGATTTGCTCAAGCTGGATCTGAAATACAGTACGCCCGATCTGTTGCAGGGCACCTTCTATATTCCGGTGGCGGATATGTAA
- a CDS encoding IS3 family transposase (programmed frameshift) — protein MTTKYPIEFKLSAIHYFLSGHAGIDGTAKHFSIAPTNLRRWVARYQHHGEQALLPRGHRRYSSDFRVQVAHYALAHTGESYAAVAARFNISSHKTVESWVRQYSLKGHYAFPPENSTRRTPMSGKEKSPKPVGSMTPEELLKELEYLRAENDYLKVMQEIILEKKPPGAGEKAAAVTLLRTRHRLPVLLSVSRLPKSTFFYQLARQQAADKYAEVKTLIVRLSEEHRSVYGYRRMGCLLRQHGWALSGKTVLKLMSALGLQSPVRKKRYRSCRGPEGRTAGNVLQRNFRAQAPNEKWVTDVTEFSVAGEKCYLSPVLDLYNGEIVGWETARKPLMPMINGMLSRALQHLTGEQRPLLHSDQGWQYQMPEYQRRLAENGIKQSMSRRGNCLDNAVMENFFGHLKSEMFYLKKYRDVEELEKDIGDYIHFWNTKRIKMGLGGLSPVAYRTQHYAAL, from the exons ATGACAACAAAATATCCCATCGAATTTAAACTCTCGGCCATTCACTATTTTCTTAGCGGCCATGCCGGTATTGATGGAACGGCTAAGCACTTCAGCATTGCCCCTACTAACCTCCGCCGCTGGGTTGCGCGCTATCAGCATCACGGTGAGCAGGCTTTGCTTCCCCGCGGGCACCGGCGTTATTCTTCTGACTTCAGGGTCCAGGTGGCGCATTATGCTCTGGCTCATACCGGTGAGTCATACGCTGCGGTTGCGGCGCGTTTTAATATCAGCTCACACAAAACGGTTGAATCCTGGGTCCGCCAGTACAGCCTTAAAGGTCACTATGCTTTCCCGCCCGAAAACAGCACGCGGAGAACACCAATGTCAGGCAAAGAAAAATCACCAAAACCAGTCGGGTCAATGACGCCGGAAGAGCTGCTTAAGGAGCTCGAATACCTGCGTGCCGAAAACGACTATCTGAAGGTCATGCAGGAGATTATCCTGGAAAAAAAGC CGCCGGGAGCGGGAGAAAAAGCCGCAGCCGTGACGCTGCTGCGCACGCGGCATCGCCTGCCGGTGCTGCTGAGCGTATCGCGGCTGCCAAAAAGCACTTTTTTTTATCAGCTTGCCCGCCAGCAGGCAGCGGATAAGTACGCAGAGGTGAAGACGCTTATCGTCAGGCTGTCAGAGGAGCATCGCAGTGTTTATGGCTACCGGCGCATGGGCTGCCTGCTCAGGCAGCACGGCTGGGCGCTGAGCGGGAAAACCGTGCTGAAGCTGATGTCGGCGCTGGGTCTGCAGTCGCCGGTAAGAAAGAAGAGATACCGGTCCTGTCGCGGGCCCGAGGGGCGGACAGCCGGCAACGTGCTGCAGCGCAACTTCCGGGCACAGGCACCGAACGAGAAGTGGGTAACGGACGTAACGGAGTTCAGCGTTGCGGGTGAAAAATGCTACCTGTCCCCGGTTCTGGACCTGTATAACGGCGAAATCGTGGGCTGGGAAACGGCGCGTAAGCCGCTGATGCCGATGATAAACGGTATGCTGAGCAGAGCCTTACAGCATCTGACGGGCGAGCAGCGTCCGCTTCTTCACAGCGATCAGGGCTGGCAGTATCAGATGCCGGAGTATCAGCGGCGCCTGGCGGAAAACGGGATAAAACAGAGCATGTCGCGCAGAGGAAACTGCCTGGACAACGCGGTGATGGAAAACTTCTTCGGTCATCTGAAGTCGGAAATGTTTTACCTGAAGAAATACCGTGACGTAGAGGAGCTGGAGAAGGACATCGGAGACTATATCCACTTCTGGAATACTAAGCGGATAAAAATGGGGCTGGGTGGGCTGAGTCCGGTAGCGTACAGGACTCAGCATTACGCAGCGCTTTAA
- a CDS encoding DUF2474 domain-containing protein, with the protein MKTEVSNMKTHSETKIPWWKQVMWLVVIYGASVLALGVVASLFRMMMTAAGMRSH; encoded by the coding sequence ATGAAAACCGAGGTCAGCAACATGAAAACTCACTCTGAAACTAAGATTCCGTGGTGGAAGCAGGTGATGTGGCTGGTAGTCATTTACGGCGCAAGCGTGCTGGCACTCGGTGTGGTGGCATCACTGTTTCGTATGATGATGACGGCAGCGGGCATGCGTTCGCATTGA
- the cydB gene encoding cytochrome d ubiquinol oxidase subunit II encodes MIDFSIIWFAIIVFGTLMYIVMDGFDLGIGLLLPFNKDPIERDMMVNTVAPVWDGNETWLVLGGAALYGAFPLAYSVLLDALSIPLTAMLIGLIFRGVAFEFRFKATVEHRPFWDKSFIAGSLLATFSQGVAVGAILNGFPVIGREYAGSAMSWLAPFPLFCGVGLVIAYALLGCTWLIMKTEHDLHRKMSALATPLTLTLLLVVGIISIWTPLTHADIAQRWFSRPNLFWFLPVPVLVVLCSWGIVRAIKREAHYSPFILTLALIFLGFSGLGISIWPNIIPPSITIWQAASPASSQAFMLVGGLLIIPVILGYTFWSYYVFRGKIKADEGYH; translated from the coding sequence ATGATCGACTTTTCAATTATCTGGTTTGCCATCATCGTGTTTGGCACCTTGATGTACATCGTGATGGATGGCTTCGATCTCGGCATTGGCTTGCTGCTGCCGTTTAACAAAGATCCCATCGAACGCGACATGATGGTGAACACCGTTGCCCCGGTTTGGGATGGCAACGAAACCTGGCTGGTACTGGGCGGCGCGGCGCTGTACGGCGCATTCCCGCTGGCGTATTCGGTGCTGCTGGATGCGCTGTCGATTCCTTTGACGGCGATGCTGATTGGCCTGATCTTCCGCGGCGTAGCCTTTGAGTTCCGCTTCAAGGCCACGGTAGAACACCGTCCGTTCTGGGATAAGTCGTTTATTGCCGGTTCACTGCTGGCCACCTTCAGCCAGGGCGTGGCCGTTGGCGCCATCCTGAATGGTTTCCCGGTGATTGGCCGTGAATATGCGGGTTCAGCGATGAGCTGGTTAGCGCCGTTCCCGCTGTTCTGCGGCGTTGGTCTGGTGATCGCTTATGCGCTACTGGGTTGTACCTGGCTGATCATGAAAACCGAACACGACCTGCACCGTAAGATGTCTGCGCTGGCGACACCGCTGACGCTGACGCTGCTGCTGGTGGTGGGCATTATCAGTATCTGGACGCCGCTGACGCATGCGGATATCGCGCAGCGCTGGTTCTCGCGTCCGAACCTGTTCTGGTTCCTGCCGGTTCCGGTGCTGGTGGTGCTCTGTTCGTGGGGGATTGTGCGCGCCATCAAGCGTGAAGCGCATTACTCGCCGTTCATCCTGACGCTGGCGCTGATTTTCCTGGGCTTCTCGGGCCTTGGCATCAGCATCTGGCCGAACATCATTCCACCGTCCATCACCATCTGGCAGGCGGCGTCTCCGGCGAGCAGCCAGGCGTTTATGCTGGTGGGCGGCTTGCTGATTATTCCGGTCATTCTGGGTTACACCTTCTGGAGTTACTACGTGTTCCGCGGAAAAATCAAAGCCGACGAAGGATACCATTGA